Proteins from a genomic interval of Panthera tigris isolate Pti1 chromosome A2, P.tigris_Pti1_mat1.1, whole genome shotgun sequence:
- the TMEM176B gene encoding transmembrane protein 176B isoform X1 has protein sequence MLTRDRFLSFHSGDIFLFILLGSQTLLPYIFFPAGRMTQNMVTVNGVDVASTLSQPTHINIHIYQESSLAQLFKAGASLKELFSHPLDTSPFKARMSYGQLALGVTQILLGAVSCALGVLLCLGPWIELCASGCAFWAGSVAIVAGAGAIVYEKHRGKLSGCISGLLMLAGVATAMAAVVLCVNSLTWQSDGFYDIDYVCDYPEPAATTTGYQETWQRSHKSHWTEDRCKTYMQILMNLFLGIRALLLAVCVLQVIVSLASLSVGLRSLCGQSSRPLDEEGAEKELLGENSVPPSPSKEKTMDAIIL, from the exons ATGTTGACAAGGGACCgttttctctcctttcactcAGGTGACATATTCCTTTTTATCTTACTTGGTTCCCAGACCTTACTTCCATACATCTTCTTCCCAGCAGGAAGGATGACCCAAAATATGGTGACTGTGAATGGAGTCGATGTGGCCTCTACGCTGTCCCAGCCCACTCACATCAACATCCACATCTACCAGGAATCATCTTTGGCACAATTGTTCAAAGCTGGGGCCTCTCTGAAGGAGCTTTTTTCTCATCCTCTGGACACTAGCCCTTTCAAGGCCAGGATGAGCTATGGGCAGCTGGCACTGGGG GTGACCCAGATATTGCTGGGGGCTGTGAGCTGTGCCCTTGGAGTGTTGCTGTGCTTAGGGCCCTGGATAGAGCTGTGTGCCTCAGGCTGCGCCTTCTGGGCAGGGTCTGTG GCTATTGTAGCAGGAGCTGGGGCCATTGTCTATGAGAAGCACCGGGGAAAACTTTCA GGCTGCATATCAGGTCTGCTCATGCTGGCTGGTGTCGCCACAGCCATGGCTGCTGTTGTCCTTTGTGTGAATAGCTTAACCTGGCAAAGTGATGGCTTCTATGACATCGACTATGTGTGTGATTACCCAGAACCTGCTGCCACAACCACTGGGTACCAAGAGACATGGCAAAGAAGTCACAAGTCACATTGGACAGAGGATAGATGTAAAACCTACATGCAAATACTGATG AACTTGTTCCTAGGAATCCGTGCTCTGCTCCTGGCTGTCTGTGTCCTGCAGGTCATTGTATCCTTGGCTTCCCTGAGCGTGGGTCTTCGAAGCTTGTGTGGCCAGAGCTCTCGGCCCCTG gatgaggaaggggcagagaaggagctaCTGGGAGAGAATtcagtgcctccctctccctccaaggAGAAGACCATGGATGCCATCATCCTGTGA
- the TMEM176B gene encoding transmembrane protein 176B isoform X2 encodes MTQNMVTVNGVDVASTLSQPTHINIHIYQESSLAQLFKAGASLKELFSHPLDTSPFKARMSYGQLALGVTQILLGAVSCALGVLLCLGPWIELCASGCAFWAGSVAIVAGAGAIVYEKHRGKLSGCISGLLMLAGVATAMAAVVLCVNSLTWQSDGFYDIDYVCDYPEPAATTTGYQETWQRSHKSHWTEDRCKTYMQILMNLFLGIRALLLAVCVLQVIVSLASLSVGLRSLCGQSSRPLDEEGAEKELLGENSVPPSPSKEKTMDAIIL; translated from the exons ATGACCCAAAATATGGTGACTGTGAATGGAGTCGATGTGGCCTCTACGCTGTCCCAGCCCACTCACATCAACATCCACATCTACCAGGAATCATCTTTGGCACAATTGTTCAAAGCTGGGGCCTCTCTGAAGGAGCTTTTTTCTCATCCTCTGGACACTAGCCCTTTCAAGGCCAGGATGAGCTATGGGCAGCTGGCACTGGGG GTGACCCAGATATTGCTGGGGGCTGTGAGCTGTGCCCTTGGAGTGTTGCTGTGCTTAGGGCCCTGGATAGAGCTGTGTGCCTCAGGCTGCGCCTTCTGGGCAGGGTCTGTG GCTATTGTAGCAGGAGCTGGGGCCATTGTCTATGAGAAGCACCGGGGAAAACTTTCA GGCTGCATATCAGGTCTGCTCATGCTGGCTGGTGTCGCCACAGCCATGGCTGCTGTTGTCCTTTGTGTGAATAGCTTAACCTGGCAAAGTGATGGCTTCTATGACATCGACTATGTGTGTGATTACCCAGAACCTGCTGCCACAACCACTGGGTACCAAGAGACATGGCAAAGAAGTCACAAGTCACATTGGACAGAGGATAGATGTAAAACCTACATGCAAATACTGATG AACTTGTTCCTAGGAATCCGTGCTCTGCTCCTGGCTGTCTGTGTCCTGCAGGTCATTGTATCCTTGGCTTCCCTGAGCGTGGGTCTTCGAAGCTTGTGTGGCCAGAGCTCTCGGCCCCTG gatgaggaaggggcagagaaggagctaCTGGGAGAGAATtcagtgcctccctctccctccaaggAGAAGACCATGGATGCCATCATCCTGTGA